ATCCATTGGTTCGCAAGCCCATATGGTGGAGCTGTACTTCGAGACCAGTGCGGTATTGATCACTTTGATCCTCTTGGGCAAATTGTTCGAAGCGAAGGCCAAGGGCCGCTCCTCGGAAGCGATCCGCAAGCTGATGGGCCTGCAGGCCAAGACAGCTGTCGTCGTGCGGGACGGTCAGGAGCTGACCATCCCTGTGGAAGAGGTGCGGTTGGGAGATATCGTCTACGTCAAGCCGGGTGAAAAGGTGCCGGTCGATGGCATCGTGGTGGAGGGGCAGTCGGCTGTCGATGAATCGATGCTGACAGGGGAAAGCATCCCGGTAGACAAGGCAGCAGGCGATACCGTAATCGGAGCGACGCTCAACAAAAACGGCTTCCTCCAGATCAAAGCGACGAAGGTCGGCAAAGAGACAGCGCTGGCCCAAATCATCCGCGTCGTCGAGGAGGCCCAAGGCTCCAAAGCCCCGATTCAGCGTCTGGCTGACAGCATCTCCGGCGTATTCGTACCGATTGTCGTCGGCATCGCGGTTCTTACCTTTGTCATCTGGTACTGGTTCGTATCTCCGGGCGACTTCGCATCGGCGCTGGAAAAGGCAATCGCCGTCCTGGTCATCGCCTGCCCGTGCGCCCTCGGACTTGCGACGCCTACCTCGATCATGGCGGGCTCTGGCCGAGCGGCTGAGCTGGGTATCCTGTTTAAAGGCGGAGAGCATCTGGAGACAGCTCATCGATTGGACACCGTGGTTCTGGACAAAACAGGCACCGTGACCAAAGGGGAGCCTGAGCTGACCGATGTCTTCAGCTACGGCATGGAAGAGAGCGAACTCTTGGCGCTGGTCGGTGCCGCTGAGAAGAATTCGGAGCATCCGCTGGCGCAAGCCATCGTCAAAGGCATTGCCGAAAAAGGAGTAGCACCCGGAACCACGGACTCCTTTGAAGCGATCCCCGGATTCGGTATCCGTGCAGTCGTGAAAGGCAGAGAGGTGCTGGTCGGCACACGCCGCCTGCTGGCGGAGAAGCAGATCTCGTATGCCGAAGCCGAAGAGGTCATGTCCGCTTTGGAGAAAGACGGCAAAACAGCGATGCTGGCTGCAATTGATGGCCGTCTGGCAGGGATGGTGGCCGTGGCTGACACGATCAAGCCGACCTCCCGCGAAGCCGTCAAACGGATGAAGGAGATGGGCCTGACTGTCATCATGATGACCGGGGACAACCGGCAGACGGCCGAAGCGATTGCCCGCCTGGCGGGAATCGATCAGGTGATTGCCGAAGTACTGCCCGAAGGAAAAGCCGACGAGGTGAAAAAACTGCAGCAGCAAGGCCGCCGGGTAGCGATGGTGGGCGATGGCATCAACGACGCTCCCGCCCTGGCGACAGCCGATATCGGCATGGCCATCGGCACCGGGACAGATGTGGCGATGGAAGCGGCTGACATCACGCTGATGCGCGGCGATCTGAACAGTGTTGCCGATGCCATCCTGATGAGCCACAAAACTATCCGCAACATCAAGCAAAACCTGTTTTGGGCCTTTGCCTACAACACGCTGGGCATCCCCTTTGCGGCGCTTGGTTTCCTCGCACCGTGGCTGGCCGGAGCGGCCATGGCCTTCAGCTCTGTATCGGTAGTCCTGAACGCCTTGCGCCTCCAGCGCGTCAAGCTGTAAGCAGCCGTTTTACTCAAAAAATATGAGAAGAAAAAAGGAGAGAGTAGAATGAAAAACGTAACACTGAAAGTAGAAGGCATGTCTTGCAATCACTGCGTGAACTCGATCGAGAAAGCCCTGAAAGAGATCGGGGCTGCAGGAAAAGTGGATCTGGCGGCAAAAACGGTAGAGGTCTCCTTTGACGAGAGCAGCGTGACGGAAGCCGCGATCAAGGAAGCGATTGAAGAACAAGGCTATGACGTGGTGTAACAGCGTCTAACTAAGACAAAAGCCGTGTATCGGGTGAGGAAAAAACCACCCGGCACACGGCTTTTCATTTCATCCGTTATCTTCTTCTGGGCGGGTCCGCATACGGACCATCGCTGTCAGAAGGAGGCTGTTTACACCCGCTCAGGCTTGGGACAGGTTAGCGACTTCATCGACCATGGCAGTCCCAGCCCTTTGCTCACTCCCGTGATCACAACTATTTTTCGATGATTCTGCATCTTTGTCATATCCAATACCTCATTACTTAATTCTTTAGTCCGATGATGATCAAACAGACCCAGCAAGCCCCGAGCAAAGCCGTGACAATTGTGGGAGGGAGGTAGCGGGTAGGTTTGTGGACGATGGTGTGGATGGTCGATAAAAACATCAAGATAAACATGGCTCCGAGAAAACCGATAAAAACAGCATCGAATCATCCTTTCGGAAGCAAGAGCCACTGTATTGACAGACAGCGGCTCTTTTTCTGTCACGGGGAGTAGTAAAGCCCCGTCCCGTACGGATACAAGGTGCCTCCTTTTTCAGCGGGGATCGTCACTGGCAATTTGCCGACCGGAGCGGCCTTGCCAAACAGGATAGCCGCGGTCGCCGCAAAGCTGGCCGCCCCGAAGCCGTACTGCGCCAGGTAGGCATCCGCCTCCGGATAACCCATGATGTCATAGGGATTGCGGATGGCGACGGCGATCACGGGCTTGTCGTATTTGCGGATGATCTCGTTGTACATCCGCATCGTCCGGGTCGTCGATAAACGGGTCTGTCTGTTGGACGAATACGAGCCCATGATGATGATGTCGGCTTCGTCCAGCTGCGACCACTGCTCAGACGAGAGGCCAGGTTCTGTCAGCTTCAGTGTGACGGTATCGGCGTGATGGGCTAAAATGGCCTGGGCCAGTTCCTCTGTGTAAGATGTGGCGATGACGATGATCTTTTTCCGATCCGCGAGGGAGAGAGGCAGGATGCCGTTCTTGTTTTTCACCAAGGTAACAGAACGGGCAGCAGCCTTGGCCTCCACCTGCCGATGAGCTAGGGAGCCTACAATCTGCCCGGCGTGATGGATCAAGGTTTGTACCTCTGCCGGCTCTTCTGCTTTCACAATCCCTCGTTTTACTTTTAGAGCGATGATTCGCCGCACAGATTGATTGATCCGTTCTTCTGTGATATGACCGGTCTGGACCGCTTTCAGCACGCCGTCTGTCACGTCCGCCAGATCCATCGGCATCAGGATCACGTCCACTCCCGCCTGAATCGCCCGAACAGCGGCGTCAACAGGGCCAAAATGGTCCGCAATCGCCAGCATGTTCATGGCATCCGTGGTCACAACACCCTCGAAGCCCAATTCGCCGCGGATGAGCCCGGTTATGACTTTGGGAGAGAGTGTGGCCGGAAGCGCGATCGGTTTGCCGTCTTTTCGGGAGATGACCCTCGTGTCGTCTACCTCTGGAAAAGTGACGTGGGCCGTCATCAAGGCATCCACGCCGGAGTTAATCGCTTGTTTAAACGGGTGCAGCTCTACCTGGTGCAAGCGGGTCTTGTCATGCGCTACCTCCGGCAGTCCCAAGTGGGAATCGACGTCCGTGTCGCCGTGACCCGGAAAATGCTTGGCTGTGGCAACGATATTGCTTCTTTGCAATCCGTTCAGATAGGCGATACCCAGGTCCGCCACCAGCTGTGGGTTTTCGCCGAAGGAACGCACCCCGATGACCGGGTTGTCCGGGTTGTTGTTCACATCCAGGACCGGGGCGAAATTCATATTGAAGCCAAGTGCGGCGAGCTCGCTGCCGATCACCCGGCCCACCTGTTCCGCCAGTTCGGCGGAGCGGGCAGCCCCCAGGGCCATATTGCCGGGCATCGCGGTACCGCTCTGCAGGCGGGTGACGCTCCCCCCCTCCTGATCGATGGCGATGAACAGCCCATATTTTTCAGCAGCATCCTGATACGCGTGGGTCAGCTTGACAGTCTGCTCGGTCGTTACGGTGTTTTCACGGAATAAAATCACGCCGCCGATGTGGTGCCGCTTGACCAACTGCTCGATCTCCGGCAGCATTTCCGTGACGTCTTTGTCCTTCCATTTGCGGAAATCAGGCATCATCATCTGCCCGACTTTTTCCTCCAGGCTCATGCCTTGTAGGGCGTTCTCCACGATACGGTAGTCAACAGGCTGGTTTTTGTCCCCGTTTTGCTTGGTATCTGCCAGTGCCAGGAAATGCACAAACAGGGCAGAGGCGACGAGAGCCATATAAACAACACTTCTCCGTATTTGTTTCATACAGCCTCCTTTTCCCCAGCCTGTGTCGTACCCCCGCTACTGCATTCCCTGATGGATGGCTGGTATTTTCTAGAATAACAAAAATGGAAGACCATGTCATAGCACTTCGGTCTTGATACGATGTCCCCGTATCTACCGCAGCCCCATTCCCAAACGGGCACAACGGCCAAGCCCGGAGCGTATTCTAAAGGGCAACGGGAAAAAGAGGTGATCGCATCGATGAGCGGATGGCTCTCGCTTCTTCTAGTGTCCCTGGCGATCAGCATGGATAGCGTCACAGTCGGATTGACATACGGTCTCAGGAACATGCGGATTCCTCTGGCATCTCTCGCTGTCGTCGCTGGATGTTCCTTTGCCGTGGTATATGGGGTCATGTGGGCCGGTTCGACGTTGGTCGATTGGCTGACGCCGGAGTGGGGCAAACAAATCGGGGCAGCCGTGCTGATCGGGATGGGCTTGATTACGCTGTGGCGTCTGATCTCCGACCGGTCGGACGAGAATCAGCGGGAAGAGACGGAAACGGCGGATCAGGATGGTCCGGCGGTTGTCTCCCAATTTCGCATATTTGGACTAATCATTCAGATTCTCAAGGACCCTTCGCATGCGGATACAGACAAATCCGGCCACATCATGGGCTGGGAAGCGGTCATGCTGGGGCTGGCCCTCTCGCTGGATGCCTTTGGCGCCGGGATCAGCTTGACGTTTTTAGGCTACCCACCCTTATCGGTAGCGGCCTGTATCGCTTTGATGAGCGGAGGCCTGCTGTTATTGGGCATTTCCCTGGGACGACAGGCAGGAAGATACAAATGGCTGTCACGCGTGACCTGGTTTCCGCCGCTATTGCTCATCTGTATCGGATTGGTGAAATTTATCACGTAGAGGAATTGCGAAGCCCGTCCCTTCCATGCGAAGGACGGGTTTTTTGGGTAGACCGAAGGCTTTCCCTTTTTCATGGATGTTGGATTCAGGGCTTGGGTGAGAAGAAGCGTGTTTCCCTGCTGCGCGACTCGCGCAGCCCTGCCCAGCGGAGCAGTGGATGGCGGGAAACAGGGGCGCAACCTCTGGGATGACCTCAGAGCGACACTGCTTTTGCGCACCCCCGCCAGCCGCTGCGGAGCGGACAGTCTATCATCCGTGCAGGGCGAAGACCGGAGCAGAGCAGGGAAATATGCTTCTTCTCCCCGCGGCTACTTTTTTAACATCGGCGGGACAGGTGGGTTATTTTGAGGCTCGTCTGCATAGATATGAGATGAAGTGTGAACGTGATGGAGGGATACAGATGGAGACGAGGCCCAGTCAAAAATGGTATTCGCTTGCGGCATCTGAGGTGACGAGAGCGCTGAAAAGCGACATGAACCAAGGATTGTCGCAGGATGAGGCTGAGCGCAGGCTGTCCAAGAGCGGCGCCAACCAATTGGCGGCGAGCAAGCGAAAGCCGCTGTATGCAGTCCTGCTGGACCAGTTCAAAGATTTTATGGTCCTGATTCTGTTCGTCGCTACCCTGATTTCGTACTTTCTCGGTGAGTATCTCGATGCCATCACCATTATTGCCATTATTTTCATTAACGGCGTGCTGGGCTTTATCCAGGAGGCGAGGGCTGAGCGCTCTTTGCAAGCCTTGAAGGATCTGGCATCTCCGATGGCGCGGGTGATCCGGGGCGGCCAGCTGTTCATGATTCCGGCCTCTCGTCTGGTGCCGGGGGACCTGGTCGTGCTGGAAGCCGGCGATCGCGTCCCGGCAGACCTGCGGCTGTTTGCCGCCAACCGGCTGGAGATTGAGGAGTCGGCCTTGACCGGGGAGTCTGTGCCTGTCGCGAAAACGGCCAAGCCGCTCGATGTTTCCTCTGCGGACGCCGTTCCGCTGGGCGATCAGAAGAACCTGGCCTTTATGGGGACGATGGTCACCGGAGGGACGGGCCAAGGACTGGTCGTCTCCACCGGGATGGCCACCGAGATCGGCAAGATCGCCCACCTGATGAATGAGGCGGAAATCGCTCAGACGCCGCTGCAGATTCGCCTGGAGCAGATGGGCAAAATCCTCGTCGTGGTGGCCGTCCTCCTGACGGCCGTGGTCATCGGTGCCGGGGTGTGGCACGGCCACGACCTGTTTACCATGTTCCTCGCCGGCGTCAGCTTGGCTGTCGCAGCCATTCCCGAAGGCTTGCCCGCGATCGTGACTGTGGCGCTGGCACTCGGCGTACAGCGGATGATCAAGCGAAATGCCATCGTCCGCAAGCTGCCTTCTGTGGAAACGCTGGGCTGCGCGTCCGTGATTTGTTCCGACAAGACGGGGACCCTGACCCAGAACAAGATGACGGTGACGCATATTTGGCATGGGGACAGCATGTACGAGGTAGGGGGCAGTGGTTATGAGCCGCTTGGCGCCTTTACCCTGCAGGGCAAGCAAATTGCCCCCGACCGCGATCAGGTGATGGCAAAGCTGCTCCACATCGCCCAAAGCTGCAATAACGCCCAACTGACCTATGAGGAGGAAAAGGCCCGCCGCTTGCTCGGCATGGGCAAAACGGTGAAAAGATGGCAGGTCATTGGCGATCCGACAGAAGGGGCCTTGAAGGTCCTGGCCGCCAAGGGGCTGGGTTTTGAGGCCGAACGCGGAAAAGGCAGCAAGCAGGGCGTGCGGGTAGAAGAGCTGCCCTTTGATTCCGAGCGCAAGATGATGTCCGTCGTGGAACAAATGGGGGACGGCAGCTATCAGCTCCTGACCAAAGGAGCGGCCGAGTCGCTTCTCTCCCGCTGCAGCCACATCATGTGGAACGGACAGGTGCAGCCGCTGTCTGCCACGATGCGTCACCGGATATTGGACCAGACGGAAAAAATGGCGTCGCAGGCGCTCCGCGTGCTCGGCTTCGCCTATAAGCCGCTGCAAGGCTATCGCAGCGGCCAGTCGGCGGAACTGAAGGAGAGCGACCTGATTTTCGTCGGTCTGGCCGGGATGATCGATCCGCCGCGCGAAGAAGTGCGGGAGGCGATCAATCTTTGCCATCAGGCGGGAATCAAGACGGTCATGATCACCGGCGACCACCGGATCACCGCCGAGGCGATCGCCCGTCAGATCGGGCTGTTGCGCGGGTACGCCGAGATCATGGAGGGGCGGGAGCTGGACCGCCTCACCGATGAGGAGCTGGCCGAGCGTGCCGAGCGGGTCGCCGTCTACGCCCGGGTCTCGCCGGAGCACAAGCTGCGCATCGTGAAGGCTTTAAGAAGCAATGGACACGTCGTCGCGATGACCGGAGACGGGGTCAATGATGCCCCGGCCATCAAGACAGCCGATATCGGGATTGCCATGGGGATTACCGGCACCGATGTGACGAAGGAAGCCGCCGACCTCGTCCTGCGCGACGACAATTTCGCCACGATCGTCGCCGCCGTCGAGGAAGGGCGCAACATCTACGATAACATCCGCAAGTTCATCCGCTACCTGCTCGCATCCAATGTCGGAGAAATCCTGGTGATGTTCTTTGCGATGATTCTGGGGATGCCTCTGCCGCTCGTGCCGATCCAGATTCTCTGGGTCAATCTGGTGACAGACGGTCTGCCGGCCATGGCACTGGGCATCGATCCGCCCGAAGCGGATACGATGTACCAGAAGCCGCGCGACAAGAACGAGAACATCTTCGCCCGCGGACTGGGGTGGAAGATTATCAGCCGTGGGTTTTTGATCGGCACGATGACCTTGCTGGCCTTCTGGCTGACCTGGCGGGAGAATCCGTCCGATCTGGTGCATGCACAGACCGTGGCCTTTGTCACTTTGGTCATGGCGCAGCTGATTCACGTCTTTGACTGCCGCAGCCAGCACAGCGTCTTTCATCGCAATATCTTTGAAAACAAGTACCTGGTGTGGGCGGTCATCTCTTCGATCGTACTGGTACTGGGCGTCGTCTACCTGGAGGCCCTGCAGCCGATCTTTAAGACAACCGATCTGTACATGAGAGACTGGGCATTGATTCTCGTGGCTGCCGGCATTCCTACCTTTGTGGCAGGCATGGGAGGCGTGCTGCGCCGACGCCATTTCGGGGCAGCGGCCAGGTCGACTGCCCGTACGGTTCGCTCCTGAACCCGCAGGGAAGTCCACGTCACAATAACGGGGGAGAGCGAAATCGTGCTGCGTTACCGAAAAGGAGGCTGGCGACGGCTTGTCAGACGCTTGGTGCTGACGCTGGCTGTCATCGTGCTCACCTCTGTCGCTCTGTTTATTTTCGTCGAAAAACAAATCGAACCGACACTCATGCTGATCGCAGCCCAGAAAGCTGATCAGGTGGCGAAGCTGGCGATTACCGACGCGGTTACCAAGCGCTTGACCCAGCAGGGAGTGGATTTTCACGAGATCATCGTCATGGAGAAGGACAATCAGGGGAATATCATGGCGGTCAATTTTCATTTCGAGCAGTACTCGCGGATTGTAGGGGAGACCACGAGCCGGATCCAAAACCGGATGAAGGAGTTTGAGGAAGACCATGTGGAAATCAGCGTCCCGCTCGGATTGGCCACCAAAAGCGTCTTCCTGGAGCATTACGGTCCCAAAATTCCCGTCTCCCTGGTACCGGTCGGTTCGGTGAAAACCCGTCTGGAGACAAGGCTGGAGCAGGCTGGCATCAACATGGTGCTGGTGACGGTTTATATCTACGTGGAGGTGAATCTGCGCATCATCATCCCTTTTGCGACCGAACAAAAGACCGTGACGACCATGATTCCCATTACCGAGGCGATTATCGTCGGCAAGGTGCCGGACTATCTCTACGACAACCCTGCCGGCAAGCCGGATGTCCCTTATCCGCAGCCGGAGCCGCCAGCAAATCCTTAGGAGAATCTGCTGCCTACCATTTTGGCGAAACGTTTGCGCATCGGTTGTCGTCTCTTTTTCCAGGGCAACCTAAACAGGGAAAGAAAGGATGAGACGACAGCATGAAAACGATCAAAAGCGTATCCATGACTATATTGGCAGCAACCCTCCTCACCGTAAACGGAGCCAGTCTCACAGCGGCAGAGCCCACAGGAGAGCTGTCTCTTTTGGTGAACGATAAAAAGCTGGAGCAACCAGCCATTCGCGATCAACAGCAACAGACGTACCTGGTGCCGCTTCGCCAGGTGGCTGAATCGCTGGGCTTTGAAGTGAGCTGGAACCCCCAAATCAAAGCGGCGGAGGTAAAGAAGGGGGCGCTGTGGAGCTACGCCAAGCCGGGAGAAGACCGCTATCCCTACCAGCGGATGTACAAATCCCTGGGAGCTGCTCCGCAGCTGTTTGACGACAGGACCTGGGTGCCGGTCGCTTTTGTCGAACAAATTCTGCGGGCACCGGTACAGATCTCAGGCGATACGCTCCGGATTGCAAGCCAAGCGGAAGCTGAGCGGGAGACAGTGCAAAAGTCGGGGTCGATCACCCGCATACAGAAAGACAACGGCAAAATGAGGATTCTGCTCAACGGTTATCAACGCGGAATCCTGCTGCATGTGACGGAGGAAACAAAAATCGTGACGGCCGACGGCAAGCCGGGGACCACAGTCGATCTGGAACTGGGGATGGACATCGATGTGGTGCATGACAGCATCATGGCGTTGAGCCAGCCGCCGCAGACTTCGGCCAGAGAGATCGTGATCAAAAGCAAACTGGAAACAGCGGACGTGCTGGGCACGTATGGAAATCTGGAGAAGGTCGAGCCGGAGGACGAAGGCGCAGTCCGCATCACGGTACAAGGTGAGCGCTTGACGGAGAATTCCTTTGAACGGATTCAGCTGTTGGTGACCGATAAGACCAGAATTGTCAGCACCGAGGGAAACCGGGAGCTCACTGCGGCTGAACTGAAGCCGGAGATGAAAGTCTTTGTCTACTACAGCCCCAGACTGACCCGCAGTGCGGTCCCGCAGGGGGTCGCGGAAAAAATCGTGGTGGAAGGTGCGGAAACATTGGCGGAGGATGCACCCGCCAAATAAGAGTGGGAATCACTATGGATCGGGACGTTCCTTGCAGGAGGGACGTCCCTTTTCGCTGTTAAAATTGGCTGAGTAAGCGCTGCGCCTCCTGTATCCAGGCTTGCAGTCCGGTGGGGCCTTCTGAGTGGGATTTTACAGCCAAGCCGATCTGCCTGTGAAGGGGTGGCTCCACATCGAGGACGACGACACCGGATACGTCCGGCGAAAGCGTGCGAGACGTTTCCCGGGAGAGGGGGTGCTTTTTCGTCTACGGAAATAAACGCATCGCCATGTAATCTTCGTCCTGATAGACACCCTCGTGTTTCAGCGCATTTTTTTCCGTGCCGTACCGAGTAAAGCCGAGGCTCAGATAGAGCTGGCGCGCCGGTTCATTGTTGCTCGCGACCGTCAGCGAGAGCTGCTCCAGCCCCTCCAGCTCCCGGGCTTTCTCGATCAAGCGTGACAGCAGTTGTTTGGCTCCCCCCTTGCCTCTGTGGGCAGGAGTAAAATAGACGGCTACCACTGAAGCCTTGTGGCGCAGCTTGCGGTGGCTCTCCCGGATCAGCGTGCAGACGCCGGCCAAGGAGCCGTCCCAGAATGCGCCCATGGTAAAGGCATCCGGGCTTGGGGAGAGGCGTGCTTTCCACGTCTCCCGCATGTTCTGATCCTGCATCATCTCTTCGTAGGTGGTCAAAAACGCCTCCGGATTCAGCTGCAAGGCTTCCAACCGCAGAGCGACGTACTGTTCCGCGTCCTCTGGCTGCAAGATGCGAATAGTCATGTTTTGGGGGTCTTTCACGGGCGTTCCTCCTGTTCCCGCAGGATATCGCCGATGTCCACGGCCGCGAGCATCATTCATGTTCTGTAGGACTGATGCAAATCCTGGTATTTATCGTATAAAAAAAGGGCGAAAGCCGCAATCAACACGATCAGTTCCCTGCTTATTCCCGCTGTGACGGGAAGTCCTCCCCCGGATGTAAGGGAATTCCCCGATTCCTTTTCCCCCGCTCACCCCCTACAATAACGATAGGATGTTTGTCTGCAAGGAGGATCACCATGAACACCTGGATGGAAGAAAAGGGTACGCCGGAAGGAACCGATACGCTGCTGCAATCGATTTTTGCCCATATCAGCGATGCCGTAATGGTCGTCGATCGAAATGGCATCATCGTGGCCGTAAACGCCGCGATGGAGCGGATGTCCGGATGGTCTGAAGACGAGTTGGTCGGGAATAAGCATTTATGTGAAGTCTGTGTGGGCATGGCCACATGCCAGGAAGAGAAGTCGTGTGTGGACTGTTTCTTCAAACGTGCGCAGTTGCCCTCGTTTGAGATGAGGCTGAAGACAAAGGACGGGCGCGAGTATCCCGTCGCGGCCAGTTCGACCACCCTGCCGGACGCGCCTGACGGAAAAAAGGTGATGATTCTCCGTGACATGTCCATGCAGCAGCGGATGGAAAAAGAGAGGTATCAGCACAAGCTGACCCATTTTGTGATCCAGGCCCAGGAGGAGGAGCGAAAGCGCATCTCCCGGGAGCTTCACGACGGAATCGGGCAGGCCCTCTACAGCATTCTGGTCGGTCTGAATGTCCTAAGCCATGGCAAGCTGAGCGGACCGATGAAGCAGCACGTGGCGGACATCCAGCAGATGACAGCCAAAGCCATGGAGGAAGCCAAGCGCATGGCATTGGAGCTGCGCCCCTCAGCACTGGATGATCTGGGGCTTTTGCCTGCGCTGCGTTCCCTGATCAAGCGGGTGGAAAAAAGCTTTGGCCTGACAGTGGATCTCCACGTGCACGGGGGATGGAGCCGTCATTCGGCTGCGGTGGAGACAGCGCTTTACCGCATCGTCCAGGAGGCGATGACCAATACAGCCAAATACGCACAGGCCCGCGCGCTGGGCATCGTGTTTGAAGAAAGGGAAAAGGAATTGGTGGTGACCGTCGTCGACGATGGCACTGGTTTTGACGTCGAGCAAGCCGAGAGGAATGGCTCCGGCTTGGGGCTGTTCGGGATGAAGGAGAGGGCCCAGCTGCTCGGGGGAAGTTTCGATATTCGCTCCGTAATCGGGGAAGGGACTACCGTGATCGTTCGCATACCACGGCCAAAGGAGGAAGCAAAAGATGGACATACGCGTCTTGATCGCTGACGATCACGCTGTGGTCCGGACGGGACTGGGCATGCTGATCGACGCTCAACCGGATATGAAAGTCGTCGGTTATGCCGCGGACGGCAAGGAGGCCTTTGACAAAGCGCTGGATATCCGGCCGGATGTCGTACTGATGGACCTGAGCATGCCCCCGGGGGAAAACGGTTTGTCCGCCACAGGCCGTCTGAAAGAAGCGGCCCCGGACATACAGGTACTCGTGCTGACGATGCACGACGACGAGGAGTATCTGTTTCGCGTGCTCCAGGCGGGAGCGGCCGGCTATATCCTGAAGAGCGCACCCGATCTGGATCTGATCGCGGCGATCCGCACCGTCCACAAGGGGA
This sequence is a window from Brevibacillus composti. Protein-coding genes within it:
- a CDS encoding heavy metal translocating P-type ATPase, which gives rise to MSGNKKEATVAISGMTCAACALRIEKGLNKLEGVESATVNLALEKSTIVYDAEKTTLQDIHQKIENLGYGVITEKVELDISGMTCAACATRIEKGLRKVEGVSQAHVNLALETASVEYDASQTSVADLIRQVEKLGYQATRKDESSESETADRRAQEIERQTVKFLFSLILSLPLLWAMVSHFSFTSFIWLPDMLMNPWVQLALATPVQFVVGRQFYVGAYKALRNGSANMDVLVALGTSAAYFYSLYISIQSIGSQAHMVELYFETSAVLITLILLGKLFEAKAKGRSSEAIRKLMGLQAKTAVVVRDGQELTIPVEEVRLGDIVYVKPGEKVPVDGIVVEGQSAVDESMLTGESIPVDKAAGDTVIGATLNKNGFLQIKATKVGKETALAQIIRVVEEAQGSKAPIQRLADSISGVFVPIVVGIAVLTFVIWYWFVSPGDFASALEKAIAVLVIACPCALGLATPTSIMAGSGRAAELGILFKGGEHLETAHRLDTVVLDKTGTVTKGEPELTDVFSYGMEESELLALVGAAEKNSEHPLAQAIVKGIAEKGVAPGTTDSFEAIPGFGIRAVVKGREVLVGTRRLLAEKQISYAEAEEVMSALEKDGKTAMLAAIDGRLAGMVAVADTIKPTSREAVKRMKEMGLTVIMMTGDNRQTAEAIARLAGIDQVIAEVLPEGKADEVKKLQQQGRRVAMVGDGINDAPALATADIGMAIGTGTDVAMEAADITLMRGDLNSVADAILMSHKTIRNIKQNLFWAFAYNTLGIPFAALGFLAPWLAGAAMAFSSVSVVLNALRLQRVKL
- a CDS encoding copper ion binding protein — encoded protein: MKNVTLKVEGMSCNHCVNSIEKALKEIGAAGKVDLAAKTVEVSFDESSVTEAAIKEAIEEQGYDVV
- a CDS encoding glycoside hydrolase family 3 protein; translation: MKQIRRSVVYMALVASALFVHFLALADTKQNGDKNQPVDYRIVENALQGMSLEEKVGQMMMPDFRKWKDKDVTEMLPEIEQLVKRHHIGGVILFRENTVTTEQTVKLTHAYQDAAEKYGLFIAIDQEGGSVTRLQSGTAMPGNMALGAARSAELAEQVGRVIGSELAALGFNMNFAPVLDVNNNPDNPVIGVRSFGENPQLVADLGIAYLNGLQRSNIVATAKHFPGHGDTDVDSHLGLPEVAHDKTRLHQVELHPFKQAINSGVDALMTAHVTFPEVDDTRVISRKDGKPIALPATLSPKVITGLIRGELGFEGVVTTDAMNMLAIADHFGPVDAAVRAIQAGVDVILMPMDLADVTDGVLKAVQTGHITEERINQSVRRIIALKVKRGIVKAEEPAEVQTLIHHAGQIVGSLAHRQVEAKAAARSVTLVKNKNGILPLSLADRKKIIVIATSYTEELAQAILAHHADTVTLKLTEPGLSSEQWSQLDEADIIIMGSYSSNRQTRLSTTRTMRMYNEIIRKYDKPVIAVAIRNPYDIMGYPEADAYLAQYGFGAASFAATAAILFGKAAPVGKLPVTIPAEKGGTLYPYGTGLYYSP
- the ytaF gene encoding sporulation membrane protein YtaF, giving the protein MSGWLSLLLVSLAISMDSVTVGLTYGLRNMRIPLASLAVVAGCSFAVVYGVMWAGSTLVDWLTPEWGKQIGAAVLIGMGLITLWRLISDRSDENQREETETADQDGPAVVSQFRIFGLIIQILKDPSHADTDKSGHIMGWEAVMLGLALSLDAFGAGISLTFLGYPPLSVAACIALMSGGLLLLGISLGRQAGRYKWLSRVTWFPPLLLICIGLVKFIT
- a CDS encoding calcium-translocating P-type ATPase, SERCA-type, with the protein product METRPSQKWYSLAASEVTRALKSDMNQGLSQDEAERRLSKSGANQLAASKRKPLYAVLLDQFKDFMVLILFVATLISYFLGEYLDAITIIAIIFINGVLGFIQEARAERSLQALKDLASPMARVIRGGQLFMIPASRLVPGDLVVLEAGDRVPADLRLFAANRLEIEESALTGESVPVAKTAKPLDVSSADAVPLGDQKNLAFMGTMVTGGTGQGLVVSTGMATEIGKIAHLMNEAEIAQTPLQIRLEQMGKILVVVAVLLTAVVIGAGVWHGHDLFTMFLAGVSLAVAAIPEGLPAIVTVALALGVQRMIKRNAIVRKLPSVETLGCASVICSDKTGTLTQNKMTVTHIWHGDSMYEVGGSGYEPLGAFTLQGKQIAPDRDQVMAKLLHIAQSCNNAQLTYEEEKARRLLGMGKTVKRWQVIGDPTEGALKVLAAKGLGFEAERGKGSKQGVRVEELPFDSERKMMSVVEQMGDGSYQLLTKGAAESLLSRCSHIMWNGQVQPLSATMRHRILDQTEKMASQALRVLGFAYKPLQGYRSGQSAELKESDLIFVGLAGMIDPPREEVREAINLCHQAGIKTVMITGDHRITAEAIARQIGLLRGYAEIMEGRELDRLTDEELAERAERVAVYARVSPEHKLRIVKALRSNGHVVAMTGDGVNDAPAIKTADIGIAMGITGTDVTKEAADLVLRDDNFATIVAAVEEGRNIYDNIRKFIRYLLASNVGEILVMFFAMILGMPLPLVPIQILWVNLVTDGLPAMALGIDPPEADTMYQKPRDKNENIFARGLGWKIISRGFLIGTMTLLAFWLTWRENPSDLVHAQTVAFVTLVMAQLIHVFDCRSQHSVFHRNIFENKYLVWAVISSIVLVLGVVYLEALQPIFKTTDLYMRDWALILVAAGIPTFVAGMGGVLRRRHFGAAARSTARTVRS
- the yunB gene encoding sporulation protein YunB; protein product: MRYRKGGWRRLVRRLVLTLAVIVLTSVALFIFVEKQIEPTLMLIAAQKADQVAKLAITDAVTKRLTQQGVDFHEIIVMEKDNQGNIMAVNFHFEQYSRIVGETTSRIQNRMKEFEEDHVEISVPLGLATKSVFLEHYGPKIPVSLVPVGSVKTRLETRLEQAGINMVLVTVYIYVEVNLRIIIPFATEQKTVTTMIPITEAIIVGKVPDYLYDNPAGKPDVPYPQPEPPANP